The Synechocystis sp. PCC 6714 genome includes the window TCCGTAATATCAGTCAAAATGCCCAACATCCGCAGGGGTTTGCCTTGGGGATCCCACTCGACAATTTTGCCTAAAGACAGTAACCACTTCCATTGCCCCGTCATGGTCAATTGACGACACTCCACTTCATAATGGGAAATCTCCCCCTGAATATAATTGCGGTAAATCCCTTCCACTGCCTTCCGATCCTGGGGATGGATCCGCTCCAACCAGTTTTGCTCCGTTTCGTGGAAATGGTCGGGGTCATAGCCCAGAATTTGTACGTACTGGGGAGAAACAACTGCTTGGCCCGTTTGTAGATTGAGGTCATAGAAACCTTGGTTGGCTGCCTCCAGGGCCAGCCGTAACCGTTCCTCATTTTCTGCCAATTGTTGCTGAGCTAACTGGTGGGCCTGGTCGGATTGAATTGCATTGAGAGCAAAGGAAATATTGTCGCCAATTTCCTGTAGTAAATCCTGTTCATCTTCGGTGAAAAAGTCCACTTCCCGGGAGTAAAAAGTCAACACTGCCACCACCCGATGATCTTGCCAAATGGGAACAGACGCAGAAGACAGAAAACCATAACGCATTGCATTGCTACGCCAGGGAACCATTCTCGGATCTTGGCTAATGTCCGAGCAAATGACCAATCTTCCTTCCCGCACAGCGGTGCCACTGGGACCCTGGCCACTGGGTTCATCCCTAGCCGTAATGTGAATATTGTCTAGGTATGCAGTGGTGTCTCCCCCGACAATGTAGGGGACAATGGCCCGACTATCAGGGTCGATCAGCCCAAACCAGACCAGGGGAAATTCGCCGATTTCTACTCCTACGTCACAGATGGCCCGGAATAATTCGTCCCGCCCTCGATTTTCGATGATGGCCTGGTTAACTTGACTCAAGGTGGCATAAAGGCGGGATAGGTACTCGATGCGGCGCTGGCTTCGTTTGCGCTCACTAATGTCCCGGACCACGGCCAGTAGACGGGCCTTACCGTCAATCACCGTCGGCCGGATGGATATTTCTACCCAAAAAACATGGCCATTTTGTTTTTGGGCTAACCATTCAAATATTTGTAGTTCGGAAGTCCTAACCTGACGGATTTTTTTGTTAATTTCTACTTCTGTTTGACCCTGTTGATCAACACTGAAATCCCTAATGGGTCTCCCAATCACTTCTTCTTTATTGCCATAGCCATACATGCTCAACATGGATTGGTTAACATCGATAATTATGCCGGTTTGAATATCTTGAATAAAAATCGCTTCGTGGGTAGAGTTAAAAATTTCCCGGTAATTGCGCTCATTTCTTTCTAAGACGATTTCGGTGTAATGGGATTCGAGGAAACGACTAAGAAATTGACCAATGGTGTTGAGTAGAGCTTTTTCTTCGGGCAAAAAATCTCGCCCTTGGCTGTAGCACACTTCCAACTGGCCGCGGTGGATATGATCCGTCTGAAAATCTACGGTCAAACAGCAGTCAGTTTTTTGATAGTTGGGGGTCTGGTAGAGGGAATTCCCCCAGGTCAAACGGGCGGACGCCAGTTTTTCGTAGTGGAAAGCCTGGGGCAAAAGATCCACTATGTTTTGCAAAAACTCATCCAGCACTAAATCCGATTGTTGGGCCATCTGGGCGATCGCCACCAGGCAATCCATTTCCTTAATCCGTTCCCGTAATTGCCCCAGGGTTGCTCGTAATTCTTTGGTTCTTTGCCTGATCTGGTGGGTGAGATTGGCCTGACTGTTAGTAATAATTGCCACAATGATTGTGACGAGAATTGTGATTCCCGTACCCACCCCAAAGGCAATCATGGCTACTTGGTCGGGATGTTTCTGATTGAACTCTGGCCCGGGCGAAAGTAACAGCGCATAGGCTTTGCCAAAAACAAATAAAGGGTAAACTTCGAAAATGCCCTTGTTCTCCTGCCAATCATCCAAAGAGAACGGAGGAGGGGAAGACGAAGCCAAAACCAGGGGAGCTTGATTCACACTCAGTTGCAACCACTGTAATTCCAGGGATTTATCGCCAAAACTAATTTCCCCAAAGGTTTGAGTCAAAAACTCGTTTAATCGCAACACCACCGCTGCGACCCCCATGGGAGGATTTTTCAGATTATGGCCCGCAAAAACTGGAGAATAGGCAACAATACCCCTTTGATTTCCCAATTCTTGGATTAGGGTAAGGGGGTTGGTGGCGCTGGCCAGTCCAGACTCTAGGGCTTCGTCCAAAGCTATTTTGGCGGATTCGTTGGAACTGACATCGAAACCCAGGGCCATTTCATTGCCCGCCAATGGTTCTGCATAAAAAATCGGGTAATAAACTTCTCTTCCCCGAGCAGGAACAATTTTCCCCCGACGATCAAGTTCAAAAATTTGGAAGTTCTTCAGTCCATCCTCCCGGGCCTTACGCTCAAAATTTTCCTTATCCGAGGCGGTAACTTTAGGAATCCACTCCCAGGCCTGAATACTCAATTTCCTGATCATGGGTAAGGTAAAACGGGTAAACTCGGCCCGGGTTACCTCCTCACTGGACTCAATAAAGCTATTGAGGCTGGAAAGGCCATAATTCTGCAGTTCCCAAAGTCTTTGGGCGAACAGGTTGGCCCTGGGGATGGCCAGTTGGCTAAAGTTTCTTTGGCTATTTAGTGAAGCATTCTCATGGATAAACATCGTTAGGGCCAGGGTTAGAAACAATCCAATGATGGCCGTAACCAGGCCCTCCCCTTGGTTCGTGATAAAGGAATTTCCCCAACGGCGGCGTTCCTGCAGGAGATAATCTCCCCCCAAGACTAAGACTATTAACCCCATCGAAAAAAGCAAGGGGCCCCAGACTTTTCGCCGCAATTTTTTATACCACTGACTTGCTTCCATATCTATGGCAACGATCACCAAAACCTTTTCGGACCGGGGTTGTAGGATGGGGGCGTAGGCTGAGACAAAACTGCCCTGTCCACTGTGATAAGGGCCAATGACCGTTTTTTTGGGGGGAGGATCGAATAACTTTCGGACTACCTCCGGGGGATTTTCGTAAATGGCACCGGGGGCACGGGCAGGAAAGTCTCCGGACTTGAGACTATCGGGTCCAAAAAGAATTCTCCCGCTCTGCATAACCATGGTGTAGAAGCTATGGTTATGGAATGTCTGGGCATAGGCGGCTATCTGGTTATGGAGTCTTTGGAAGGAAGGATTGCCCAGGTCTTCTCCAGTAAAGGAAAGCTCTTGAAACAGTCGAAAGTTGAGGTTTAGGGAGACCATTTCCACCTGGTTAAGCAACTGTTGGCGGATTCGTTGACTAGCCATTTCCATGCGCCAGCGAGCAACGGCAAATCCCCCCAGGATAATGAAAAAAATTAGACTAAACAGCACGAAACCCCGCCAAAAAGTGCGCCCCTGGTGGGGGGCAACCGAAGACGGAGGAGGAGAAATCATAGGCATTGGAAGGTCAAGAATAGATTACCCAGGAAAAAATGCTAGGTTTACTATCTTGACCACTAGTTTAAACAAAATTTGTCTAATTTCTGCCAAGGGCAATACCGTTGATTTTTTGCCACGACAACAGGTCAGAGTAATAGGGCACGGAAAAACGTTGTAATGCTTTACTCTGGAGTTTTAGGTAACGTGGCACTGAGTTACGTTCCATCACCGCCATGGATTTATTGGTCCGGTCCACAAACGGCAATGGCTCTAGGTAGACTTGATAGGAAAGTCGGGCTTCTTGATGGGTTTGAAAACTACGATGTAAAGCCTCCGTTTCCTGGGCAAAACAAGCCCAAAGCATAGCCTGACACTCCTGGGTAGAAAGACCAAACAAAGGCGACGTTAACAGTTTTGCAATGGTGTTGTACAAAGCGGGGTCGTACCAAAAAATGCCATTGACGGCAACGGATACATGGTAATGGTCTTTTTGACACCCCCTAATACCTAAATTTATTAATTTTCTTTCAAAGGCAGTGGGGGAATTGAGGAGACGGCTAACATCGTGGGATAAAATGGTAGAAGTGTTGAAATGAAAGCTTTCATCGAGGAAATGATAGTGGGAAATTTGCGTCGGAATGGGACTTTTTTCCGGCTCCGATTGTTGCTGATAAAAATTGCTGAGTTTATGTTGTACTAATTTGCCATTTAAAGTCCGCAATCCCCTTACAGTTAAATACTGGCAAGCTAGAAAAGCATTATTGGCAGAAAGTAGGCCAAAACCCTGCAGTTGTAATGCTTTCCACCAATTTTTAAACCAATTTGTATCGGCAAAAATCATTGTTTCTCGAAACGGCGATCGCCGGGGCTGGCCAAATAAATTACCATTGAATAAAGATTGTTCCACCTGGTCAATGACGGTTTGAAACGCATGGATATGGCAACGTTCCTGGGAAGTTTCCAGGTCTAGGGTGTCACAAACTAGGCGAAAATCCCTGAGGGGATATAAACCAGTGGCACTGGTCTGATTAAAGAAAATGGTCGCCACTTCCGCTGCGATAATTTGGCTATAGTAGGCAACCCAATAAAGATGGTTGAGAATTAACTTTTGCCCTGGACTAGCTTGTTCCCAAAGAGGCGTGCCATAAAGGAGGGAAAATTCCGGAGCTTGCCAATACTGATACCGGCATTGTTGATAATCAAATTGGTCCGCTAGCTGATCTAAATCAGGGCTGTGGTCCATTTGCTTAGCCCGACGGTAATTAAGCTCTAATTTTTTTCTGGTTTTGCTATCTTTTGCTAACGGGGAAACTGAAATGGTATTAGCTTTGCCGGAGTCATCGTTAACAGCAATCATAGAATACATTGCTCAGCACTGTAGGGAATAAAATATCTTTGTTCTTCCAGACGAATGAGAATTTTGGGGGGTACCCCATGGCTCATTAAGGAACGTAAAAGATTGAGTTTCTGTTGACTTTGTTCTTCTGTCTTTAATTCTTGAAAAATTTGTTGGCGATCGCTGGGGGATAAATAGCCTTTAATTTTTTCCACCGCTTTAACTAACCTTTGGGGACCCGCCTGTACCATATGCAAAAATTCCCTCAATGCTTGGTAAATATTGGTCAAACTTTGCTGATTGTATGGCCAGGTTTGTAGTTGCTGGACTCCGGCAGCGTGGTGACGGGCTTCCGCAGTTAAAAAACTTTGTAAAGTGGCTTTTAAATTATCGTCTCGACAATGGTGAGCGAGGGAACGGTAATGGCTCAGTCCCCAACCTTCCAGCACCACTTGCACCATGGTCAGCAATAAAGCTTTGTCGTTGGATTCCAATAACTGCCCCATAAAACTTAAAAAACTATCATGGTTAAACTCTGGTTTTTGCTGAAAAAATTGTTCAATTTGGCATAGATGTTGAGCTTCATCAGCGGCGAACAAACCGTATAAAATGCGCTCTTCACAGGTTTCTGCCCCTAATATCATTTTGGCCATGTAACCCACCCCCGCCTGCTCCACCCAATAAATTTCCGTCAGCAAATCCTGATTGGCGATCGCCAAAATTTTTGCCTGTTCAACGGTGCTCGCTTGCTGAAATAAAGTTACCTGGTCTAGACCAAAGTATTCTACAGACCAATATGTTGCCTCAATATCATTGGGGGTCAATGGATCCACTGATCCATTCAGGGCAGAATTAAGAATTTTACCAAGGCGATCGCCGGAACCAAGTGGGGGCAAAGTAAAACCACTAACTGATTTTTTCATCAATTTTTACCCTTCCGTTTTGATTAACTGTGAGCCCATTGGCTGAGCATTTTTTCCCGTCGATGGTTTGCCAAGTTTGCCAATTTAAGCTTGGTTGTTGTTCTGCATGGTGGATAAATTCAAGGATTGGTCTATCTTCCGCAATGGGAGTTTTTAAGGCGAATTTAATCGTCTGAAAAATTTTTGTATCCCCCTTAGCAAAGTAATTTCCCACTAGGCTGGTTAGCCAAAGAATGATGCCATTACTGAGCCAACCCCATGGCCCCGGACGATATTTGGTCAACAGGACTGTCTGTCCTTCGGTTTGCCCATTTTTGCCTAAACGGAGGGTGAACATAATGTAAAAGTGCAAAAAATCTGGCCCAATGGTTACCATTCCCGTACTACCAAACCAATAGGACAAATTATAGGTGCCTGCCTCCCGATAAAAAGGCTTAATTAAACGAACCAAAAGAGAATTGTTCCCTCCCTTAGTAATGTTTTCAAAGTTAATTACATTTTGATTAACAACCTGGGCTTTAAAATTAATCTCCACTGGAAAGTTATGCACTGTATTGAAATGATGGGCATCAATGGCATTAACCATGACCACATTAGGATGGCAAGCTTTAGTAAATTTTCTGCCTAGGGAAGTAGATACTTTTTGATTAACTAATTCCGGTGGGAAGGGGATTGGTTGGCTGGGTTGATCTCCGGTCCAGAGCCAAATTAAACCGTAGGCTTCCGTTACAGGCCAGGTGTTAATTTTAACCGGCAATGCTTTTCCCAAACAGGGCACTTCCAGACATTGACCATCACTATCAAACTGCCAATTGTGGAAAAAACAACGCAGACTTTCTCCCTCCACTTTTCCCTCTGCTAAATGGGCTCCCATGTGGGGACAATGGGCATCCATTGCTACTACTTTTTCCTCATTAGTGCGATAAATAGCTAAATCTCTACCTAATAAAAATACGGACTTAACTTGCCCCCGTTTTAACTCCTTTGACCGCAATAACCAATACCAGCCTTTAATGAAACGCTGGGGATGGTTAAACACTTTGGGGGAGTGGGGCGGAGAAAGCACTGTGGTTAGACTAATTCGGCAACAAATCAATCAAGAATATTTACAGCATAGCTGGAATGCCAAATTCTTAGCCCTGCTTTGGTCAAATTTTCCGC containing:
- a CDS encoding EAL domain-containing protein, with product MISPPPSSVAPHQGRTFWRGFVLFSLIFFIILGGFAVARWRMEMASQRIRQQLLNQVEMVSLNLNFRLFQELSFTGEDLGNPSFQRLHNQIAAYAQTFHNHSFYTMVMQSGRILFGPDSLKSGDFPARAPGAIYENPPEVVRKLFDPPPKKTVIGPYHSGQGSFVSAYAPILQPRSEKVLVIVAIDMEASQWYKKLRRKVWGPLLFSMGLIVLVLGGDYLLQERRRWGNSFITNQGEGLVTAIIGLFLTLALTMFIHENASLNSQRNFSQLAIPRANLFAQRLWELQNYGLSSLNSFIESSEEVTRAEFTRFTLPMIRKLSIQAWEWIPKVTASDKENFERKAREDGLKNFQIFELDRRGKIVPARGREVYYPIFYAEPLAGNEMALGFDVSSNESAKIALDEALESGLASATNPLTLIQELGNQRGIVAYSPVFAGHNLKNPPMGVAAVVLRLNEFLTQTFGEISFGDKSLELQWLQLSVNQAPLVLASSSPPPFSLDDWQENKGIFEVYPLFVFGKAYALLLSPGPEFNQKHPDQVAMIAFGVGTGITILVTIIVAIITNSQANLTHQIRQRTKELRATLGQLRERIKEMDCLVAIAQMAQQSDLVLDEFLQNIVDLLPQAFHYEKLASARLTWGNSLYQTPNYQKTDCCLTVDFQTDHIHRGQLEVCYSQGRDFLPEEKALLNTIGQFLSRFLESHYTEIVLERNERNYREIFNSTHEAIFIQDIQTGIIIDVNQSMLSMYGYGNKEEVIGRPIRDFSVDQQGQTEVEINKKIRQVRTSELQIFEWLAQKQNGHVFWVEISIRPTVIDGKARLLAVVRDISERKRSQRRIEYLSRLYATLSQVNQAIIENRGRDELFRAICDVGVEIGEFPLVWFGLIDPDSRAIVPYIVGGDTTAYLDNIHITARDEPSGQGPSGTAVREGRLVICSDISQDPRMVPWRSNAMRYGFLSSASVPIWQDHRVVAVLTFYSREVDFFTEDEQDLLQEIGDNISFALNAIQSDQAHQLAQQQLAENEERLRLALEAANQGFYDLNLQTGQAVVSPQYVQILGYDPDHFHETEQNWLERIHPQDRKAVEGIYRNYIQGEISHYEVECRQLTMTGQWKWLLSLGKIVEWDPQGKPLRMLGILTDITERKRAEAQIEVLAYYDPLTGLPNRRLLLDRAENALALAQRSEHYGAIALIDLDGFKTLNDARGHDSGDRLLQMVAERLQDNLRDSDTVARLGGDEFVVLLPELAHDRELAARLGLSVGEKIRRALATPFSLEAEEVQISGSIGITLFPKLNEKVNDLFKEADTAMYQAKKAGRNKVCLFESQMQLEVESRFALEADLRHALEQKQFQVYLQPQVDSNGIWIGAEALLRWNHPSQGFIPPNVFIPIAEEIGLIYNIGNFVLEQVCQYLARLQPLGSSLRIAVNVSPRQFRQPHFAKETKTLLDSTGVDPYRLTLEVTEGLIVEDTHQAIATMFELQTLGVHFSVDDFGTGYSSLAYLKRLPLNELKIDRAFVQDVPQDLNNAALVEAIISVAHTFNLAIVAEGVETKEQVQFLAQLGCNVYQGYFYGRPMPIDEFHQKLTAS
- a CDS encoding P-aminobenzoate N-oxygenase AurF, with translation MIAVNDDSGKANTISVSPLAKDSKTRKKLELNYRRAKQMDHSPDLDQLADQFDYQQCRYQYWQAPEFSLLYGTPLWEQASPGQKLILNHLYWVAYYSQIIAAEVATIFFNQTSATGLYPLRDFRLVCDTLDLETSQERCHIHAFQTVIDQVEQSLFNGNLFGQPRRSPFRETMIFADTNWFKNWWKALQLQGFGLLSANNAFLACQYLTVRGLRTLNGKLVQHKLSNFYQQQSEPEKSPIPTQISHYHFLDESFHFNTSTILSHDVSRLLNSPTAFERKLINLGIRGCQKDHYHVSVAVNGIFWYDPALYNTIAKLLTSPLFGLSTQECQAMLWACFAQETEALHRSFQTHQEARLSYQVYLEPLPFVDRTNKSMAVMERNSVPRYLKLQSKALQRFSVPYYSDLLSWQKINGIALGRN
- a CDS encoding ferritin-like domain-containing protein codes for the protein MKKSVSGFTLPPLGSGDRLGKILNSALNGSVDPLTPNDIEATYWSVEYFGLDQVTLFQQASTVEQAKILAIANQDLLTEIYWVEQAGVGYMAKMILGAETCEERILYGLFAADEAQHLCQIEQFFQQKPEFNHDSFLSFMGQLLESNDKALLLTMVQVVLEGWGLSHYRSLAHHCRDDNLKATLQSFLTAEARHHAAGVQQLQTWPYNQQSLTNIYQALREFLHMVQAGPQRLVKAVEKIKGYLSPSDRQQIFQELKTEEQSQQKLNLLRSLMSHGVPPKILIRLEEQRYFIPYSAEQCIL
- a CDS encoding aromatic ring-hydroxylating dioxygenase subunit alpha; protein product: MLSPPHSPKVFNHPQRFIKGWYWLLRSKELKRGQVKSVFLLGRDLAIYRTNEEKVVAMDAHCPHMGAHLAEGKVEGESLRCFFHNWQFDSDGQCLEVPCLGKALPVKINTWPVTEAYGLIWLWTGDQPSQPIPFPPELVNQKVSTSLGRKFTKACHPNVVMVNAIDAHHFNTVHNFPVEINFKAQVVNQNVINFENITKGGNNSLLVRLIKPFYREAGTYNLSYWFGSTGMVTIGPDFLHFYIMFTLRLGKNGQTEGQTVLLTKYRPGPWGWLSNGIILWLTSLVGNYFAKGDTKIFQTIKFALKTPIAEDRPILEFIHHAEQQPSLNWQTWQTIDGKKCSANGLTVNQNGRVKIDEKIS